A window of Nitrospira sp. contains these coding sequences:
- a CDS encoding isoprenylcysteine carboxylmethyltransferase family protein, with protein MSNESAYGLWSLVIINSLVFIIFAFSFTRPRTARDWRSLSAFAAFIVALFTEMYGFPLTVYLLSGWLLRRHPGLDVFSHEAGHLWPTLLGIKAHSHFDLFHLLSSALIVSGFALLASAWRVLHEAQRTHALAMTGPYAHIRHPQYAGFILIMLGFLVQWPTLPTLLMFPVLVGMYVRLARTEERTMRQEFGEAYDRYAAVTPGFLPTRRRQPHEPEDGEKPVSL; from the coding sequence ATGTCTAACGAATCGGCCTACGGCCTGTGGTCCTTGGTGATCATCAATTCCTTGGTCTTCATCATCTTCGCGTTCAGTTTCACCAGACCACGCACGGCGCGTGATTGGCGGTCACTGAGCGCCTTCGCCGCCTTTATTGTGGCGCTGTTCACCGAGATGTACGGGTTCCCGTTGACCGTGTATCTCCTGTCCGGGTGGTTGCTGCGTCGGCATCCGGGACTTGATGTCTTTTCTCACGAAGCCGGCCATCTGTGGCCGACGCTGCTAGGCATCAAGGCTCACTCCCATTTCGATCTGTTCCATCTCCTGAGCAGCGCCCTCATTGTTAGCGGCTTTGCCCTTCTGGCCTCGGCCTGGAGAGTGTTACATGAAGCCCAACGCACTCATGCACTAGCCATGACGGGTCCCTACGCGCACATCCGGCACCCGCAGTATGCGGGGTTTATCCTGATCATGCTCGGGTTCTTGGTCCAGTGGCCCACGCTCCCGACGCTGCTGATGTTTCCCGTGCTCGTGGGCATGTATGTCCGGTTGGCCCGGACCGAGGAGCGCACCATGCGGCAAGAGTTCGGGGAGGCATACGACCGCTATGCGGCGGTGACTCCCGGCTTCCTGCCAACCCGTCGCCGCCAGCCGCATGAGCCCGAGGACGGAGAAAAACCGGTCTCGCTTTGA
- a CDS encoding DUF2933 domain-containing protein, with amino-acid sequence MSDPRSSPSTRPWIVLCAFLAITGFFLLTEHRAHLFGLLPYLLLLACPLLHLFLHGRHRPHEATSRPESEPAHQPDRGGGHGDV; translated from the coding sequence ATGTCTGATCCTCGATCGAGCCCGTCAACTCGTCCCTGGATCGTGCTCTGTGCCTTTCTGGCGATCACGGGGTTTTTTCTGCTGACTGAGCATCGGGCCCATTTGTTCGGCCTGCTGCCGTATCTGTTGTTGCTTGCGTGCCCACTGCTCCATCTCTTCTTGCATGGCAGGCATCGCCCGCATGAGGCCACGAGCCGACCGGAATCAGAGCCGGCTCACCAGCCTGACCGAGGGGGAGGCCACGGCGATGTCTAA